From Alloacidobacterium dinghuense:
TGGAAAATCTGTCGGCACGTATCCCGTCGATAAGACCGGGATGATTTATATACAGTGTGGGCCGCAAACGCCGTGCGATTACACGCCGGGCACATACACATTCAATGCAGCGTATTCAGGGGATGGCAGCTTCCACGCGAGCAGCGCGACCTTGACATTCACCATCGCCAAAGGCACGACCTACTGGGAGACTGCAGCCAGCAACACGACTCCGATTGCAGGTACACGAATTACCGGCTATGTCTACTTCGGCTCCGATCCGGCTGCTCCGCCATCAGGCGCCGTAACCCTTGCGCGCTCTGACACTGGAGCAACTCTGGGCACGGGCATACTTGATAAGACCGGAACAGCAAGCATACCGTTTAATGCGCCTGCCGGTGCCTACTTTCTGGTCGCGAACTGGGCTGGCGATGCGAATTACACCAATGGGGGCAGGAAGACAGAGCAAGAGATCATTACGGAGAGTACGGCTGGGACGAAGGCGGTAAACATCAGCCTGAATCTCGGAACAAATTCGTTCCCACTTGGACAGAGGACGGAATACTCCGTTACGGTCACACCTGCAACGCAGGGAAGCACAGCTGTTCCGATAGGCTACGTTACCTTGTATTCGAACTACGGGCAGATCAGCGGTCAACTCGCTCTCTCCGGTGGACGCGCAAGCGGCATCGTAGAGTGGGACACCGTGGGATCGCAGAGCGTTTATGCGGTGTATAACGGGGACGGAAATTATGCCGGAGCCAACAGTACACCCATAACTGTGCACGTGGCCCAGGGTGTTCCCACAGTCAGGCTACAGGCAGAAGCGACCCGTGTGCAGGCGGGCGCGCAAATAAGCGTTACCGCTTCGCTGATTAGTTCGCTCGCATCCACGAATGTCGCGGCACCGACCGGCACGATTCAGTTCTTCGATGCAGAGGACGGCCAAGCTCGACCAATCAGTGTCCCGCAGGCGGTTGTCGGTGGCAATGGCGGGACGCTCATCGCGACGCTTGCGGCGACGCTACCAAAAGGCACGAACCTTATCACAGCTGTCTATTCAGGTGACGCCAATTGGAAGAGTGTCATATCCGTGCCAGTTACGGTTATCGTCAACGGTCATTGAAAACCGAATCTGGAGATGACAGCAGCATGTCATCTCCAGACTCACCTCCCTCGCCATCTGTTCCCTTAAACGTTTTACTTAAGCACATTCTGCGCATATACTGGCTCGGGCCGAAGGTCAAACTTCGCGTTGTCGCAAGGAGACCAGTATGTGCGCTCGCATTCGTTGCTTCGTTTTCCGCAGACCCTGTCACCTAGGCTACGGCAGCGGGTTACTCGCTCATTGAGGTTAATAGCATCCTCGGTAAGCTAGGCCATCCGATCGGCATCGCAAGTTACAAACCGTATCAGTCTCTTGGCGAAGACTTCCTCCAGAACTACCTCGGCATGATCGGACTGCCCATCGACATCCGTCCTGAGTTCCCGACCGATGCCCACACCGTCCTGCTCACTGGCAGGCTAAGTATGATCCCGATATCGTCGACAAGGTCAAAAAACACCTTGAGCAGAGTGGCAACGTGGTGATCACCGCGTCTCTATTGAAGGCGTTGGAGGGAAAAGGGATCGAGCAAATCGCCGAACTGCATGTCACTGGCAATGTGCTGAAGATGGATTAATTCTGGGGCGGTTTCGGCACTGGCCCAATGGCGGCCAACGATATTCTGGTTCCTGAAGTGGCCTTCCAGGCCAACGATGCCTGGCCCGTCGTGCGCGGCATTCTAACGGCGGCGGCGCTCCGCTGCTGCTCATGGATAAATATTCGCACGGCATTCTTTACGTCCTCGCCATCCCCGAGGACCCCAGGGGATCTCTACGCGCTTCCCCAACAGGCGCTTACGCAGATCAAGCGCTATATTATGGCAGGGTTTCCAGTCTGGATGGATGCCCGGCCAAGGTAGGCTTCTTCGCCTACGACAACAAAACGATGGTGGTAGAGTCGTTCCTCGATGCTCCCGCGCCGGTTACGCTCTCCATACCTGGGACAGCGAATCCCGGCGCGCCCCTATGCACATAAGAAACCTGGCCACGGGTGAACTCATTGAAGGCAAGACCGCCGCGAGCACCAGGTTCACTTACGATCCAGAGCGCATCGAGTTCAAGGTAGAAGTTCCGCCTCATAGCTTTACAGGATTTGCCGAGGAATAGTCCTCGCCAGCGTATAACAAGCTTGGATCAGAGAGGATGGGGCTACAGATCATGCCGACAGTCGATCTCTATGACAGCGCATACGGAAACTATGAGGAAGACGTTTATCGGCAAATCCGTATAGCAACTTACGGAGAGGATTTTGGCCAGACGAGTTGGGTGACAAACGATGAGTCGAGTGAGATTCCTCAATTATTGGCTGTCACACCGAACTCCCATACGCTTGAAATCGGATGTGGCTCAGGCAGGTATGCCCTGCAAATTGCTGAGACAACCGGTTGCAGCATTGTGGGCCTGGACGTCAATGAGGCCGGAATACGCAATGCCAAGGCTCTTGTGAATGCACGCGGTCTTTCAGGCCGAGTGTTCTTCGAGCATTGCGATGCATCCGAGGGTCTGCCCTTTCGCCATGCCAGCTTTGATGCTGCCTTTGCGAATGACGTTATTTGCCACATTCCCAGACGGCTCTCATTGCTGCTGGAAGTCTTTCGGGTTCTGAAGCCGCTGGGACGTCTTCTGTTCAGTGATGCTCTGGTTATTGGCGGGGCGATTTCGCATGAAGAGATCGCAACACGTAGCTCAATCGGATACTACCTCTTCACTCCACCGGGGCACAACGAAGAGCTAATTCGGAAAGCAGGTTTTCGCCTGCTCAGGGTCAGTGATACAACCGCGAACACCACCCGCATTGCCATGCGTTGGCGAGACGCCCGCGATTCACGTCGGGACGAGTTGATCGCCGTGGAAGGCGAACCTAACTTTGATGGTCTCCAGCAATTTCTTTCTTGCGTGTGCGCGCTCAACAGTGAGAGACGTCTG
This genomic window contains:
- a CDS encoding class I SAM-dependent methyltransferase, with the protein product MPTVDLYDSAYGNYEEDVYRQIRIATYGEDFGQTSWVTNDESSEIPQLLAVTPNSHTLEIGCGSGRYALQIAETTGCSIVGLDVNEAGIRNAKALVNARGLSGRVFFEHCDASEGLPFRHASFDAAFANDVICHIPRRLSLLLEVFRVLKPLGRLLFSDALVIGGAISHEEIATRSSIGYYLFTPPGHNEELIRKAGFRLLRVSDTTANTTRIAMRWRDARDSRRDELIAVEGEPNFDGLQQFLSCVCALNSERRLLRYVYLAEKDPVPVGD